A window of Candidatus Palauibacter soopunensis contains these coding sequences:
- a CDS encoding molybdopterin cofactor-binding domain-containing protein, whose protein sequence is MKRPAELSAKLDEALARWEGGSSRRDFLKTSGLFVLGFSSVGFSGGSGTGLAGFGRNGSGDPDEANPYPDPDYLQLDSWLVVHEDGTATFYVGKTDGGQGTGTAMRQMMCDELDLAYDRATLIMGRTDMTVDQGGSGGSDAIERDALAARRVAAEARRVLLELAADRFEVPADELAVSEGVISVAADPARTATYGELIGGRRFDIALTGRNVNETTGLAAVKPVQELRIVGQSVPRYDIPSKVDGSLEWAVDVRLPGMVHARNVRPPFAGARLVSIDESTVRDIPGFIRVFREGNYVAVVCEREEQAIQAAESLALEWEKPETAPFPSSEDLFDYMRGATPVDAGTGGSPRPREEGDSDAALAGAATVVEAGYDIPFQGHTAIGPAHAVADPSDGQMTVYTNDMKPYSHRTGIAEFLGMPPEQVRVIWMEGPQLYGRTAADDAGFEAAYLARELGRPVRVQWMRHEETAWDTKGPAFAIDLRGGLDDAGNVVGLDYRARIANYAHVGYNQADTVLIAQLMGIRPERPSPGGGRGPDEMYHIPNRREETRAVRFPLAFETPLRTGNLRDPNGPQTTFAGESFIDEMAAAANADPVEFRLRLLRGTTEDDATFRRARSIAVVEAAAEAFGWEPRPTPREPSDGRILTGRGISYAYRIQTAVATIAEVEVDRESGRVWVKRMVCAHDCGLVINPDGLESTVQGNLLHGISRTLYEEVQFDGERVTSVDWRTHPTLTHPDAPEQVDVVIVNGDPNPDRPDLPHYGAGEPSHRTVPAAIANAIHDATGVRMRRIPLRPERVLQELAAAGV, encoded by the coding sequence GTGAAGCGCCCGGCGGAGTTGTCCGCGAAGCTCGACGAGGCGCTTGCCCGGTGGGAGGGAGGCAGTTCCCGCCGCGACTTCCTGAAGACCTCGGGGCTGTTCGTCCTCGGCTTCAGCAGTGTGGGCTTCAGTGGCGGGTCCGGGACCGGTTTGGCGGGGTTCGGCCGGAACGGGTCCGGCGACCCCGACGAGGCGAACCCGTATCCGGATCCGGACTATCTCCAGCTGGACTCGTGGCTCGTCGTGCACGAGGACGGCACGGCCACGTTCTACGTCGGCAAGACGGACGGCGGGCAGGGGACCGGGACCGCCATGCGGCAGATGATGTGCGACGAACTCGACCTCGCGTACGACCGGGCCACGCTCATCATGGGCCGCACGGACATGACGGTGGACCAGGGCGGCTCGGGCGGTTCGGACGCGATCGAGCGGGACGCCCTGGCCGCGCGGCGCGTCGCGGCCGAGGCCCGCCGCGTCCTGCTGGAACTGGCCGCGGACCGCTTCGAGGTCCCGGCCGACGAACTCGCCGTCAGCGAAGGCGTCATCTCCGTCGCCGCCGATCCCGCCCGCACGGCGACCTACGGCGAGCTGATCGGCGGGCGGCGCTTCGACATCGCCCTCACCGGACGGAACGTCAACGAGACGACCGGCCTCGCGGCCGTGAAGCCGGTCCAGGAGCTGCGGATCGTCGGCCAGTCGGTCCCCCGGTACGACATCCCGTCAAAGGTCGACGGATCGCTCGAGTGGGCGGTCGACGTGCGGCTCCCCGGCATGGTCCACGCGCGGAACGTGCGGCCGCCCTTCGCCGGCGCGCGGCTCGTCTCCATCGACGAGTCCACGGTGCGCGACATCCCCGGCTTCATCCGCGTCTTCCGGGAGGGCAACTACGTCGCGGTCGTCTGCGAGCGGGAGGAACAGGCGATCCAGGCGGCGGAGAGCCTCGCCCTCGAGTGGGAGAAGCCGGAGACGGCGCCCTTCCCGTCCTCCGAGGACCTCTTCGATTACATGCGCGGTGCGACCCCCGTCGACGCGGGGACCGGCGGGTCTCCCCGTCCTCGCGAGGAAGGGGACTCCGACGCGGCGCTCGCGGGCGCGGCGACGGTCGTCGAAGCCGGCTACGACATCCCCTTCCAGGGACACACGGCGATCGGGCCGGCGCACGCCGTGGCGGATCCCTCGGACGGGCAGATGACGGTCTACACGAACGACATGAAGCCCTACAGCCACCGCACCGGGATCGCCGAATTCCTCGGCATGCCGCCGGAGCAGGTGCGGGTGATCTGGATGGAGGGGCCGCAACTCTACGGGCGCACGGCGGCGGACGACGCGGGCTTCGAGGCGGCGTACCTGGCCCGGGAGCTGGGCCGCCCCGTCCGGGTGCAGTGGATGCGGCACGAGGAGACGGCGTGGGACACGAAGGGCCCCGCCTTCGCCATCGACCTGCGCGGCGGCCTCGATGACGCCGGCAACGTGGTCGGGCTCGACTATCGCGCCCGCATCGCGAACTACGCACACGTCGGGTACAACCAGGCGGACACCGTGCTCATCGCCCAGCTCATGGGAATTCGCCCCGAGCGGCCGTCGCCCGGCGGCGGCCGAGGCCCCGACGAGATGTACCACATCCCGAACCGCCGGGAGGAGACGCGGGCCGTCCGTTTCCCGCTCGCCTTCGAGACGCCGCTCCGCACCGGCAACCTGCGCGACCCCAACGGGCCGCAGACGACGTTCGCCGGGGAATCGTTCATCGACGAGATGGCCGCGGCCGCGAACGCGGATCCGGTCGAGTTCCGGCTCCGTCTCCTGCGCGGGACGACGGAGGACGACGCGACGTTCCGCCGGGCCCGCTCCATCGCCGTTGTGGAGGCGGCGGCCGAGGCGTTCGGCTGGGAGCCGAGACCCACGCCCCGCGAGCCGAGCGACGGGCGCATCCTCACCGGGCGCGGGATCTCCTACGCGTACCGCATACAGACGGCTGTTGCCACGATCGCCGAGGTCGAAGTAGACCGCGAGAGCGGACGCGTGTGGGTGAAGCGCATGGTCTGCGCGCACGACTGCGGCCTCGTGATCAACCCCGACGGCCTCGAGAGCACGGTCCAGGGGAACCTCCTGCACGGGATCAGCCGCACCCTGTACGAGGAGGTGCAGTTCGACGGCGAGCGGGTGACGAGCGTCGACTGGCGCACCCACCCGACGCTGACGCACCCGGACGCGCCCGAGCAGGTCGACGTCGTGATCGTGAACGGCGATCCGAATCCGGACCGGCCGGACCTGCCGCACTACGGGGCGGGCGAGCCCTCGCACCGCACGGTCCCGGCCGCCATCGCCAACGCGATCCACGACGCGACGGGCGTCCGCATGCGGCGCATCCCGCTGCGCCCGGAGCGCGTGCTGCAGGAGCTGGCAGCGGCCGGAGTCTAG
- a CDS encoding DUF5009 domain-containing protein, with amino-acid sequence MTEPAGGRVVSLDAFRGLTIAAMILVNNPGSWSYVYAPLAHAEWHGWTPTDLIFPYFLFIVGVAIPFSFSRRLAEGTDRVRLFRHVVRRSLILIGLGLAMRAIPDFDLFDMRLYGVLQRIGLVYCAAAALYLWGSARVRWIAVGVLLLGYWALVAGDLSPDGNLGARIDRFLMGDRLWQGTWDPEGLLSTLPAIGTCLLGIFCGDWLRSDRSGSEISRGMWIAGAWLVVLGFLWDIVFPINKNLWSSSYVLFTAGTALFLFGAMYWLIDVKRLRGGWVAPFVIYGMNSIAVFVASGMFAKTLARIRVGGDGGTSLSGWLYENAFRSWAGDYGGSLAMALAQVAFWLGVMWLLHRRRTYIKI; translated from the coding sequence ATGACCGAACCCGCAGGGGGCCGGGTCGTCTCGCTGGACGCGTTCCGCGGATTGACGATCGCGGCGATGATCCTCGTCAACAATCCCGGCAGTTGGAGCTACGTCTACGCGCCGCTCGCCCACGCGGAATGGCACGGGTGGACGCCGACCGATCTCATCTTCCCCTACTTCCTCTTCATTGTCGGCGTCGCCATCCCCTTCTCCTTCTCGCGCCGCCTGGCGGAGGGGACGGACCGGGTCCGGCTGTTCCGGCACGTGGTCCGGCGCTCGCTCATTCTCATCGGGCTCGGGCTCGCCATGCGGGCGATTCCCGACTTCGACCTCTTCGACATGCGCCTCTACGGCGTGCTGCAGCGGATCGGACTCGTCTACTGCGCGGCGGCGGCGCTCTACCTGTGGGGCTCCGCGCGGGTGCGGTGGATCGCGGTGGGAGTGCTCCTCCTCGGGTACTGGGCCCTCGTCGCCGGGGATCTGTCGCCGGACGGAAACCTGGGAGCGCGGATCGACCGGTTCCTCATGGGAGACCGGCTGTGGCAGGGGACGTGGGATCCGGAGGGACTCCTCTCGACGCTGCCGGCCATCGGGACGTGCCTGCTCGGGATCTTCTGCGGCGACTGGCTGCGGTCGGATCGCTCGGGCAGCGAGATCTCGCGGGGCATGTGGATCGCCGGCGCCTGGCTCGTCGTGCTGGGATTCCTGTGGGACATCGTGTTCCCGATCAACAAGAACCTGTGGTCGAGTTCCTACGTCCTCTTCACGGCCGGAACGGCGCTGTTCCTGTTCGGCGCCATGTACTGGCTGATCGACGTGAAGCGTCTGCGCGGAGGGTGGGTGGCGCCGTTCGTCATCTACGGCATGAACTCGATCGCCGTGTTCGTCGCGTCCGGCATGTTCGCGAAGACGCTCGCCCGCATCCGGGTCGGGGGCGACGGAGGCACGTCGCTGAGCGGATGGCTGTACGAGAACGCGTTCCGGTCATGGGCCGGCGACTACGGCGGCTCGCTCGCCATGGCGCTGGCCCAGGTGGCCTTCTGGCTGGGCGTGATGTGGCTGCTCCATCGCCGCCGCACCTACATCAAGATCTAG
- a CDS encoding outer membrane beta-barrel protein produces the protein MRRPGPMGPARAFPARAGSIMALLAIGLAVSTFSPGPVEAQAEYTVSGVIADTAGAGLNGAMVVALAKPDSVLTRFTTSGGDGVFALGDLGPGEYILQVTLLGYGTVRQDFSLTGEDVNVGTINLEVMAVEVDPLVVTLDHVPFLNRRDTLGYNALAFRTRPNATVEDLLRQLPGIEVETDGSITAQGEEVENVLVDGREFFGGDPTMATQNLPAEAVDRVEVYDKESDMAEFTGIADGEEERTINLELKEEARSGYFGRTSGGLGADVENASVSPGFGEAVAARVARAAGSETGTVAGGIPYAGALSINRFSPTTQLALVGSANNVNQAGFGWGDAMSFGGRDFGRGGGGDDGLTETAMLGLNVNHDFGGNDDHWIRTSYRLSTLDNFQNETRRQEQLLGTSASSLVDRATRTDTENSSHRVNLNSQFTLAEGHELRLRGNLNARSSLLDRVDFQDTRSGTGQFLTAAATNYDVNGDDVGGDARLTWRKRLDDSGRSLFAEARLNLSDSDRLTNLASSIEGNVENPRARAGDVLQEQTNVGQTLTHSVRLSMTQPMPWESMLEVYGERSATAEDENQSVFDIGPDGRTPNPLLTSGFERTYSYLRGGFRFNRTSEAGRFVLGLRVQGSNLEGTILDRDEEVANGYTHVLPNAEYRMQVDDRRTLQFRYSTSTREPRMTDLQPFVDNRDPLRIRVGNPDLQPEYTHRLRTEYRFFDTFSFINLFTWANVSVTTNDIAQARTVTQRGLQTISPVNLGSAWSASGGGSFGTPLRWMGGQVDLNYDLRYSSSNEFVNDLENRSRSLSHTFGIELENRAKEDYDVRGGAKLTFSDVSYSLNQELDEDYLNSTLYAIADLHMGPWTLGTEFQWRLYDQDLFGPGRNVALWEASLRRLILNDRAEIRLVGFDILGQNQGVSYTNSPGFIQESRVESLTQYVMLNFTWYLGSQSMAGGSRGGRDGGRFRR, from the coding sequence ATGAGGCGGCCCGGGCCGATGGGTCCCGCGCGGGCGTTCCCGGCGCGGGCGGGATCGATCATGGCGCTGCTGGCCATTGGACTGGCGGTCTCGACCTTCTCGCCCGGTCCCGTAGAGGCCCAGGCCGAATACACCGTGAGCGGCGTGATCGCCGACACTGCGGGCGCGGGCCTCAACGGCGCCATGGTCGTGGCGCTGGCGAAGCCCGACTCGGTCCTCACCCGCTTCACGACTTCCGGCGGCGACGGCGTCTTCGCCCTCGGAGATCTCGGACCCGGCGAATACATCCTGCAGGTCACCCTGCTCGGATACGGCACGGTGCGGCAGGACTTCTCCCTCACCGGCGAAGATGTGAACGTCGGCACGATCAACCTCGAGGTGATGGCGGTGGAGGTGGACCCGCTCGTCGTCACGCTCGACCACGTCCCCTTCCTGAACCGGCGGGACACGCTGGGCTACAACGCGCTCGCCTTCCGGACGCGGCCCAACGCGACGGTGGAGGACCTCCTCCGCCAGCTTCCGGGGATCGAAGTCGAGACCGACGGATCGATCACGGCGCAGGGCGAAGAGGTCGAGAACGTGCTCGTCGACGGGAGGGAGTTCTTCGGCGGCGACCCCACGATGGCGACCCAGAACCTGCCCGCCGAGGCCGTGGACCGAGTGGAGGTCTACGACAAGGAATCGGACATGGCCGAGTTCACGGGCATTGCCGACGGCGAGGAAGAGCGGACGATCAACCTGGAACTCAAGGAAGAGGCGCGGTCGGGCTACTTCGGCCGTACGTCGGGAGGACTCGGGGCGGACGTTGAGAACGCATCCGTCTCCCCCGGGTTCGGCGAGGCCGTGGCCGCGAGGGTCGCCAGGGCCGCCGGCAGCGAAACCGGGACCGTGGCCGGCGGGATTCCGTACGCGGGCGCCCTGTCGATCAACCGCTTTTCTCCCACCACGCAGCTTGCCCTCGTGGGAAGCGCGAACAACGTGAACCAGGCCGGGTTCGGGTGGGGCGATGCGATGTCGTTCGGCGGACGGGATTTCGGCCGCGGCGGAGGAGGCGACGACGGGCTCACCGAGACCGCCATGCTGGGGCTCAACGTCAACCACGACTTCGGCGGGAACGACGACCACTGGATCCGGACGAGCTACCGCCTCAGCACGCTCGACAACTTCCAGAACGAGACGCGACGGCAGGAGCAACTCCTCGGCACGAGCGCGTCATCCCTCGTCGACCGCGCCACGCGCACGGACACCGAAAACTCGAGCCACAGGGTCAACCTGAACTCCCAGTTCACGCTCGCCGAAGGCCACGAACTGCGGCTGCGCGGGAACCTGAACGCGCGCAGCTCCCTCCTCGACCGCGTGGACTTCCAGGACACGCGCTCGGGCACGGGGCAGTTTCTCACGGCCGCGGCGACGAACTACGACGTGAACGGCGACGACGTGGGCGGCGATGCCCGACTCACGTGGCGCAAGCGACTCGACGACAGCGGGCGAAGCCTCTTCGCGGAAGCCCGGTTGAATCTCAGCGATTCCGACCGCCTGACGAACCTCGCTTCGTCGATCGAGGGCAACGTGGAAAACCCGCGCGCCCGGGCCGGCGACGTGCTCCAGGAGCAGACGAATGTCGGTCAGACGCTGACGCACTCGGTCCGCCTCTCGATGACCCAGCCGATGCCCTGGGAGTCCATGCTCGAGGTCTACGGCGAGCGGAGTGCGACCGCCGAGGATGAGAATCAGTCGGTGTTCGACATCGGGCCGGACGGCCGGACACCGAATCCCCTCCTCACATCCGGGTTCGAGCGGACGTACAGCTACCTGCGCGGGGGGTTCCGCTTCAACCGCACGAGCGAGGCCGGACGGTTCGTGCTTGGGCTGCGCGTGCAGGGCTCGAACCTGGAGGGGACGATCCTCGACCGCGACGAGGAGGTCGCCAACGGGTACACGCACGTCCTGCCGAACGCCGAATACCGGATGCAGGTCGACGACCGGCGCACACTACAGTTCCGGTACTCGACATCGACGCGCGAACCGCGCATGACGGACCTCCAGCCCTTCGTCGACAACCGCGATCCGTTGCGGATCCGGGTGGGGAACCCGGACCTGCAGCCCGAATACACGCACCGCCTGCGGACGGAATACCGGTTCTTCGACACTTTCAGCTTCATCAACCTGTTCACGTGGGCGAACGTCAGCGTCACGACGAACGACATCGCCCAGGCCCGAACGGTGACGCAGCGCGGGCTTCAGACGATCTCGCCGGTGAACCTCGGGAGCGCATGGTCGGCCAGCGGCGGCGGGAGCTTCGGGACGCCGCTGCGCTGGATGGGCGGTCAGGTGGACCTGAACTACGACCTCCGCTACTCCAGTTCGAACGAATTCGTCAACGACCTCGAGAACCGGAGCCGGTCGCTGTCGCACACGTTCGGGATCGAACTCGAGAACCGCGCCAAGGAGGACTACGACGTCCGCGGCGGCGCCAAGCTCACCTTCAGCGACGTCAGCTACTCCCTCAACCAGGAGTTGGACGAGGATTACCTCAACTCCACGCTGTACGCGATCGCCGATCTTCATATGGGGCCGTGGACGCTGGGCACGGAGTTCCAGTGGCGCCTGTACGACCAGGACCTGTTCGGCCCGGGCCGGAACGTCGCGCTGTGGGAAGCCTCGCTCCGGCGCCTCATCCTGAACGACCGGGCCGAGATCCGACTGGTGGGGTTCGACATTCTCGGCCAGAATCAGGGCGTATCGTACACGAATTCGCCCGGCTTCATTCAGGAGAGTCGGGTCGAATCGCTCACGCAGTACGTGATGCTGAACTTCACCTGGTATCTCGGGAGCCAGTCGATGGCCGGCGGCAGCCGGGGCGGACGCGACGGAGGCCGGTTCCGGAGGTAG
- a CDS encoding GLPGLI family protein: protein MSTRRRFQRRFQLFLLATLPGALGGFAPAALGAQTGHVHYLRSVQYDFEVPERWAALRDRIAAQSSASMVLLFDGSRSIMTPDPDEEEAAPRRGPGDSDRTDRRALGMALRLRMASASRSDQEDLLQAYVDFASGAITETREFMGRTFLISGDRPTYQWKLGTEQREFLGFMVQQATAVHDGSEIEAWFTPQIPVQAGPGQYGGLPGLILVLSLDGGHLLYSATEVNLEGLGDVEIAPPTDGEMVTRQEYEAIVAEKIEEIRATRGAGNRRRPFEGGLR from the coding sequence ATGAGTACACGACGACGATTCCAGCGGCGGTTCCAGCTTTTCCTTCTCGCGACCCTTCCCGGCGCCCTCGGAGGCTTCGCGCCGGCGGCGCTGGGCGCGCAGACGGGCCATGTCCACTACCTGCGCTCGGTGCAGTACGACTTCGAGGTGCCCGAGCGCTGGGCGGCGTTGCGCGACCGGATCGCGGCGCAGAGCAGCGCCTCGATGGTCCTTCTCTTCGACGGCTCCCGATCCATCATGACGCCGGATCCGGACGAGGAGGAAGCGGCGCCCCGACGCGGCCCCGGCGACTCGGACCGGACGGACCGCCGCGCGCTCGGCATGGCGCTTCGACTCCGCATGGCGTCCGCTTCGCGCAGCGACCAGGAGGACCTGCTCCAGGCCTACGTGGACTTCGCGAGCGGTGCGATTACGGAGACGCGCGAGTTCATGGGACGCACGTTCCTGATCTCCGGGGACCGGCCCACGTATCAGTGGAAGCTCGGCACGGAGCAGCGCGAGTTCCTCGGCTTCATGGTGCAGCAGGCGACGGCCGTCCACGACGGATCGGAGATCGAAGCCTGGTTCACGCCCCAGATTCCGGTACAGGCGGGCCCCGGCCAGTACGGCGGCCTTCCCGGCCTCATCCTCGTGCTCTCGCTCGACGGCGGCCACCTCCTCTACTCGGCGACCGAGGTGAACCTCGAGGGTCTGGGCGATGTCGAGATCGCCCCGCCGACGGACGGGGAGATGGTCACGCGCCAGGAGTACGAAGCCATCGTGGCGGAGAAAATCGAGGAAATCCGGGCCACGCGCGGGGCCGGCAACCGGCGTCGTCCCTTCGAAGGGGGGCTCCGATGA
- a CDS encoding MATE family efflux transporter: MNLTPRRADLARMLRLALPIVTVQVGIMMMGVVDTLMVGHLSATDLAAVGLGNIYFFQIAVFGMGVLMALDPIVAQGVGAGDHEAAARGIQRALVLTLFLTAITSLLFLPAARIFAFLRQPADVVPVAGGYALGSILGMFPFYAFVVLRQSLQAMHRVAPIVWTIAGANLLNAFLNWVLIYGNLGVPQLGAVGSAWGSSLARWCMAAALLALSWRSMRPYLGRFRREALDRRALARMVRLGTPIGFQQQLEFGAFAVIGVMMGWLGTEAMAGHQIALNLAALTFMVPFGIAAASAVRVGRAVGQEDMDGARRAAAAGIQLSGVFMLATAGAFLAFPRFWAGLYSHDLTVIGIAASLIPIAGVFQVTDGLQTVAAGVLRGAGDTFTPFLVNALGFWLLGVPVSYFLAFRADWGPRGLWWGLAAGLAVVAVLLFARLRQVLRREVRRVAIDAP; encoded by the coding sequence ATGAATCTCACCCCCCGCCGCGCGGACCTCGCGCGCATGCTGCGCCTGGCCCTCCCGATCGTGACCGTCCAGGTCGGCATCATGATGATGGGCGTCGTGGACACGCTCATGGTCGGCCACCTCTCGGCGACCGACCTCGCGGCGGTCGGCCTGGGGAACATCTACTTCTTCCAGATCGCGGTGTTCGGGATGGGCGTGCTCATGGCCCTCGATCCCATCGTCGCGCAGGGGGTGGGGGCCGGAGACCATGAGGCCGCGGCCAGAGGGATCCAGCGGGCGCTCGTTCTGACCCTCTTTCTGACGGCGATCACGTCCCTGCTCTTCCTGCCCGCCGCGCGCATCTTCGCCTTCCTCCGGCAGCCCGCGGATGTCGTGCCGGTGGCCGGGGGATACGCGCTGGGGTCGATCCTGGGGATGTTCCCCTTCTACGCGTTCGTCGTACTCCGACAAAGCCTCCAGGCGATGCATCGCGTGGCCCCGATCGTGTGGACCATCGCGGGGGCGAACCTCCTGAATGCCTTCCTCAACTGGGTGCTGATCTACGGCAACCTCGGAGTCCCGCAGTTGGGGGCCGTGGGCTCGGCGTGGGGGTCGAGTCTCGCGCGCTGGTGCATGGCGGCGGCGCTTTTGGCGCTCTCTTGGCGCTCGATGCGTCCCTACCTGGGCCGCTTTCGGCGCGAGGCCCTCGATCGTCGCGCGCTCGCGCGCATGGTGCGGCTCGGCACGCCGATCGGCTTCCAGCAGCAACTGGAGTTCGGGGCCTTCGCCGTGATCGGCGTGATGATGGGCTGGCTCGGCACCGAGGCGATGGCGGGGCACCAGATCGCACTGAACCTCGCCGCGCTCACCTTCATGGTGCCGTTCGGGATCGCGGCCGCTTCCGCCGTGCGCGTGGGACGCGCGGTCGGACAGGAGGACATGGACGGGGCGCGGCGGGCCGCCGCCGCGGGGATCCAGCTCAGCGGCGTCTTCATGCTCGCGACGGCGGGCGCCTTTCTCGCCTTCCCGCGCTTCTGGGCCGGCCTCTACTCGCACGATCTCACGGTCATCGGGATCGCCGCATCCCTGATCCCGATCGCGGGCGTCTTCCAGGTGACCGATGGCCTCCAGACCGTCGCGGCCGGCGTGCTGCGCGGGGCCGGAGACACCTTCACGCCCTTCCTCGTCAACGCCCTCGGCTTCTGGCTGCTCGGCGTGCCCGTGAGCTACTTCCTCGCCTTCCGTGCCGACTGGGGCCCGCGCGGCCTGTGGTGGGGTCTGGCCGCCGGACTCGCCGTCGTGGCCGTCCTCCTGTTCGCCCGCCTGAGGCAGGTCCTCCGCCGCGAGGTGCGACGCGTAGCCATCGACGCGCCCTGA
- a CDS encoding MBL fold metallo-hydrolase, translating into MQNTLLVVCEDGRTGLLIDPGTATPEALAEARARDLDIAALLVTHAHLDHIDGLKEAKAETEAPIHLHPLDRPLYDNIANQALAFGVPCVEPPPPDVDLVPGTNIAFGGSEFEVVFVPGHAPGHVMFVSTSHPVAIVGDVIFRGSIGRTDLPHGNYGVLMESIRSQVLTLPPETCLYPGHGPETTVALERDTNPFVLQLHGGRWV; encoded by the coding sequence GTGCAGAACACCCTGCTCGTGGTCTGCGAGGACGGCCGCACCGGACTTCTGATCGATCCGGGCACCGCGACGCCGGAGGCGCTGGCCGAGGCGCGCGCCCGCGACCTCGACATCGCGGCGCTCCTCGTCACGCACGCCCACCTGGATCACATCGACGGCCTCAAGGAGGCGAAGGCGGAGACGGAAGCGCCCATCCATCTCCATCCGCTTGACCGGCCGCTCTACGACAACATCGCGAACCAGGCCCTCGCGTTCGGCGTGCCCTGCGTGGAACCGCCGCCGCCCGATGTCGACCTCGTCCCCGGCACCAACATCGCCTTCGGCGGCTCGGAATTCGAGGTCGTATTCGTGCCCGGCCACGCGCCGGGGCACGTGATGTTCGTCTCGACGTCACACCCGGTGGCGATCGTCGGGGACGTGATCTTCCGCGGGTCGATCGGGCGGACGGATCTTCCGCACGGGAACTACGGCGTGCTCATGGAGTCCATCCGGTCGCAGGTGCTGACGCTACCGCCGGAGACGTGCCTCTACCCCGGTCACGGCCCCGAGACCACCGTGGCGCTGGAGCGCGACACCAACCCCTTCGTCCTCCAACTCCACGGCGGCCGCTGGGTTTAG
- a CDS encoding serine hydrolase yields the protein MKRLTFAAIALALLAPAAAAAQQERSYDYFAPQREMIQRGVQAILQCNGLFTGDRTLEQVYEQELAYLQDPVGTADGGDYVVDWERKTVAIGEPGATPTMRAAFREGIGCVIMSPDQTFDDLDDLPILAMPAPAGDPAGAAWPDGDLVMSRPLPRGVDPVALEAASDWTFDRESPEQVTLSLIVLYDGEIIHERYAPGIDMFTKTRTWSTAKSIASTLIGMLVDEGKLALDEPLPFDWLPENAGSPENDPRREITLRHVLNMSSGLYPVDSWGMEYATGSGFSYWAGESSVHGARNRSLMQEPGTFWDYENYDTLLGVYAMKQVIGDPQAYLEFPRKRLLDKIGMRDTFLSTDRFGDFIMSSQIYTTARDLARFGLLYAQNGMWKDERLISEEWIDFVRTPAPATSETGNFYGGQFWLVPDDRTDVPKDAYSTAGNRGQFVVIVPSHDVVIVRRGLDYGRQGFDRWDMTREVLKAFEPVATNP from the coding sequence ATGAAACGCCTCACGTTCGCGGCCATCGCGCTCGCCCTCCTCGCACCGGCAGCCGCCGCTGCCCAGCAGGAGCGGTCCTACGATTACTTCGCTCCGCAGCGGGAAATGATCCAGCGCGGCGTCCAGGCCATCCTCCAGTGCAACGGCCTGTTCACGGGAGACCGGACGCTGGAGCAGGTCTACGAGCAGGAGCTCGCCTACCTGCAGGACCCCGTCGGAACGGCCGACGGCGGAGACTACGTCGTCGACTGGGAGAGGAAGACGGTCGCCATCGGCGAGCCCGGCGCGACCCCGACCATGAGAGCGGCGTTCCGCGAAGGGATCGGGTGCGTGATCATGTCGCCGGACCAGACCTTCGACGACCTCGACGATCTGCCGATCCTGGCGATGCCCGCGCCGGCCGGCGATCCGGCCGGGGCGGCGTGGCCGGACGGCGACCTCGTCATGAGCCGCCCACTCCCGCGCGGCGTCGATCCGGTGGCCCTCGAAGCCGCGTCCGACTGGACCTTCGACCGCGAATCCCCGGAGCAGGTGACGCTCAGTCTCATCGTCCTCTACGACGGTGAGATCATCCACGAACGTTACGCTCCCGGCATCGACATGTTCACGAAGACCCGCACCTGGTCGACGGCGAAGAGCATCGCCTCGACTCTGATCGGCATGCTCGTCGACGAGGGGAAGCTGGCGCTCGACGAGCCCCTGCCCTTCGACTGGCTGCCCGAGAACGCGGGCTCTCCGGAGAACGATCCCCGGCGGGAGATCACCCTCCGTCACGTGCTCAACATGTCCAGCGGACTCTATCCGGTGGACAGCTGGGGCATGGAGTACGCGACCGGGTCGGGCTTCTCCTACTGGGCCGGGGAGAGCTCGGTGCACGGCGCCCGCAACCGCTCGCTCATGCAGGAACCCGGGACGTTCTGGGATTACGAGAACTACGACACGCTGCTCGGCGTGTACGCGATGAAGCAGGTGATCGGCGACCCGCAGGCCTACCTCGAGTTCCCGCGGAAACGCCTCCTCGACAAGATCGGGATGCGGGACACGTTCCTCAGCACGGACCGGTTCGGCGACTTCATCATGAGCAGCCAGATCTACACGACGGCGCGGGATCTGGCCCGCTTCGGGCTCCTCTACGCACAGAACGGGATGTGGAAGGACGAGCGCCTGATCTCCGAGGAGTGGATCGACTTCGTGCGGACGCCGGCCCCCGCCACATCCGAGACCGGCAACTTCTACGGCGGCCAGTTCTGGCTCGTGCCCGACGACCGCACCGACGTGCCGAAGGACGCGTACTCCACCGCCGGCAACCGCGGCCAGTTCGTCGTCATCGTCCCGTCGCACGACGTCGTCATCGTCCGCCGCGGGCTCGACTACGGCCGGCAGGGCTTCGACCGCTGGGATATGACGCGGGAGGTTCTCAAGGCGTTCGAACCCGTAGCCACGAACCCCTGA